The Brassica oleracea var. oleracea cultivar TO1000 chromosome C6, BOL, whole genome shotgun sequence genome includes a region encoding these proteins:
- the LOC106300680 gene encoding exocyst complex component SEC3A, which produces MAKSSADDEELRRACEAAMEGTKQSIVMSIRVAKSRGVWGKSGKLGRQMAKPRVLALSVKSKGQRKKAFLRVMKYSSGGVLEPAKMYKLKHLSKVEVITNDPSGCTFTLGFDNLRSQSVAPPQWTMRNTDDRNRILVCILNICKDVLGKLPKVVGIDIVEMALWAKDNTPVVTTQRSTEDGESVAEAVTESELKVTVEKELVSQAEEEDMEALLGTYVMGIGEAEAFSERLKRELQALEAANVHAILESEPLVDEVLNGLEAATNIVDDMDEWLGIFNVKLRHMREDIESIETRNNKLEMQSVNNKALIEELDKVIERLRVPSEYSASLTGGSFDEADMLQNIEACEWLAKALKGLEVPNLDPIYANMRSVKEKRAELKILKATFVTRASEFLRNYFASLVDFMVSDKSYFSQRGQLKRPDHADLRYKCRTYARLLQHLKSLDKNCLGPLRKAYCSSLNLLLRREAREFANELRASTKVSRNPTVWLEGSTGSSQNANTDTSAVSDAYAKMLTIFIPLLVDESSFFAHFMCFEVPALAPPGGAGSDKRPNNDDGNDDDDLGIMDIDESDKKTGKTSPDLTALNESLQDLLDGIQEDFYAVVDWAYKIDPLRCISMHGITERYLSGQKADAAGFVRLLLGDLEARVSMQFSRFVDEACHQIERNERNVRQMGVLPYIPRFAALATRMEQYIQGQSRDLVDQAYTKFVSIMFVTLEKIAQQDPKYADILLFNSVFCLWCSLYDLANVVPTLAKFYHQASEAYEQACTRHISLIIYYQFERLFQFAKKIEDLMYTISPEEIPFQLGLSKMELRKMLKSSLSGVDKSIAQMYKKLQKNLASEELLPSLWDKCKKEFLDKYESFVQLVAKVYPSENVPGVTEMRGLLASM; this is translated from the exons ATGGCGAAATCAAGCGCGGACGATGAGGAGCTACGGCGTGCTTGCGAGGCCGCCATGGAAGGAACCAAGCAATCGATTGTCATGTCGATCCGCGTCGCCAAGAGCCGCGGTGTCTGGGGAAAGTCTGGCAAATTAGGTCGCCAAATGGCCAAACCTAGGGTTCTTGCTCTTTCCG TTAAATCGAAGGGTCAGCGTAAGAAAGCATTTCTTCGAGTAATGAAGTATTCAAGTGGAGGTGTCCTTGAG CCTGCTAAAATGTACAAACTCAAGCATCTTTCGAAAGTGGAAGTCATAACTAATGACCCAAGTGGATGCACTTTTACCCTA GGGTTTGATAATCTCAGGAGTCAAAGTGTTGCTCCTCCTCAGTGGACCATGCGCAATACTGATGACAG GAACCGAATTTTAGTTTGCATATTGAACATATGCAAAGACGTATTGGGCAAGCTTCCGAAAGTCGTTGGTATAGATATCGTCGAGATGGCCCTTTGGGCTAAG GATAACACTCCAGTAGTCACTACTCAAAGAAGTACAGAAGATGGTGAGTCTGTTGCTGAAGCTGTAACAGAAAGTGAATTGAAAGTTACTGTTGAAAAAGAACTAGTCTCTCAGGCCGAGGAAGAGGATATGGAGGCTCTCTTAGGAAC TTATGTAATGGGCATTGGTGAAGCTGAGGCATTTTCTGAAAGGCTGAAGCGAGAGCTCCAAGCTCTTGAAGCGGCAAATGTACATGCAATTCTGGAAAGCGAACCATTAGTGGATGAG GTTTTGAATGGACTAGAGGCAGCAACAAATATTGTTGATGACATGGATGAATGGTTAGGGATATTTAACGTGAAACTTAGACACATGAGGGAAGACATTGAATCG ATAGAAACTCGAAACAACAAATTGGAGATGCAGTCTGTAAACAACAAAGCTCTCATTGAAGAGCTTGATAAAGTTATTGAGAGACTGCGTGTGCCTTCTGAG TATTCAGCATCTCTCACAGGAGGCTCATTTGATGAAGCAGACATGCTCCAAAATATCGAAGCTTGCGAGTGGTTAGCCAAAGCTTTAAAGGGTCTTGAAGTGCCGAACTTAGACCCCATATATGCTAATATGCGATCT GTAAAAGAGAAGCGAGCAGAGCTAAAAATATTGAAAGCTACCTTTGTGACGAGAGCGTCTGAGTTCCTGAGAAACTACTTTGCTAGTTTGGTAGATTTCATGGTTAGCGACAAAAGTTACTTTTCTCAG AGAGGTCAGCTGAAGCGGCCTGACCATGCAGATTTGCGGTATAAATGCAGAACGTATGCTCGTCTTTTGCAACACTTAAAG AGTCTTGATAAAAACTGTTTGGGACCATTGAGAAAAGCATACTGCAGCTCCCTGAACTTGCTCCTTCGCCGGGAG GCTCGTGAATTCGCAAATGAGCTTCGTGCAAGCACAAAAGTATCACGAAATCCTACTGTTTGGCTAGAAGGATCTACGGGTTCTAGTCAGAATGCAAACACTGACACCTCTGCAGTATCAGATGCTTATGCCAAGATGCTAACAATATTTATCCCGCTTCTTGTAGATGAG AGTTCCTTTTTTGCGCACTTCATGTGCTTTGAGGTACCAGCTCTTGCTCCACCTGGAGGTGCTGGCAGTGATAAAAGGCCCAACAATGACGATGGTAATGATGATGATGATTTGGGTATCATGGACATTGATGAGTCTGATAAGAAAACTG GTAAAACCTCCCCAGACCTGACGGCATTGAATGAATCTCTTCAAGATTTACTTGATGGTATTCAG GAGGATTTCTATGCTGTTGTTGACTGGGCATACAAAATAGATCCACTACGTTGCATATCAATGCATGGGATAACTGAACGGTATCTATCTGGTCAGAAAGCTGATGCTGCAGGATTTGTTCGCCTTTTGCTTGGAGATCTGGAGGCGAGAGTTTCAATGCAATTTAGCCGG TTTGTGGATGAAGCTTGTCACCAGATTGAAAGAAACGAGCGTAATGTAAGACAGATGGGCGTCTTACCATATATTCCAAG ATTTGCAGCACTTGCTACTCGTATGGAACAGTACATACAAGGGCAATCTAGGGATTTGGTTGATCAGGCATACACAAAATTC GTAAGCATAATGTTTGTGACCCTCGAGAAAATTGCCCAGCAAGATCCCAAATATGCAGATATTCTTCT TTTTAACTCTGTGTTTTGTTTGTGGTGTAGCCTGTATGACCTGGCTAATGTTGTGCCTACTTTAGCCAAGTTCTATCACCAGGCAAGTGAAGCATATGAACAAGCTTGTACCCGCCACATTAGCCTGATAATATACTAC CAATTTGAAAGACTATTTCAGTTTGCTAAAAAGATTGAAGATTTGATGTATACTATCAGCCCTGAAGAG